The stretch of DNA ACTCCTGTGAGCACTGAGGTTATATGGGTGAGCGTATCACTGCCATGTCAACTCATCTGGTCTCATGTGAATACGATGGAGCAGGTATGGTTTTACACATAGGAGTAAAAGAGCACCCATTAGGCGACTGGTGTAATTTACCTCAATTAGGCTATAATATATCAGGGGCAGTGGACAACTCTCACTCTTGCTTCCTCTCGTCTTCACAGGCTGACCAACTGACTGAGGAGCAGATTGCTGGTGAGTACTAACCCTGAACAGTGAGGTTCTTTCTGTCCATTTTCAAAGCTCTTCAATCCAATCCCAGTTAGTAGACGTGACTGAGTTCACGTCGGTTGGCAGATAATGTGGGTCCTTAGGCTCTTGGCTCGTCAAGGTAGTACTAGTGACCAACATTGTAGGCTGCTCTGCCTGTTTAGTTTGTACAACTGCTGCTAATCTTGTACAAACCATTCTTTAGTATTTGTATGTTGTTTTTTCTTCATCTGCACAGATCTGAACAATTGTGTGAAATCAATATGTTTGAATGCATTCTGGGAATTTGCCCTTACCTGTCCAGTTCTCTcacatcagtgcagatgaaggataGGAAGACCATTTAGATTGGACATAGCCAATATAGTCATTTCCACCAATCCCACACTGTTCCCGTAATCAGAGTTCAAGGAGGCGTTCTCACTGTTCGACAAGGACGGCGATGGCACCATCACCACCAAGGAGCTGGGCACTGTCATGCGCTCTCTGGGACAGAACCCTACTGAGGCAGAACTACAGGACATGATCAACGAGGTAGACGCTGATGGTAAGATTAGAGAGATGTgtacaatgacacacacacacacacactgacttacTCATTCACACTTGCTGACGCACACGTATGGTCAGAACCCAACAAGGCTGACCCTTGTACATTATTGACATGGTGGATGAATGGGAACGCAGACACAAACACTGCataattactggcccaacgctcttaaccacttggctacctgccgccctcccTGGATGGCACCATGGCTCTGGTTTCATGGTGGATCACATTTCAAATATCCAATGTTCCCACACAACAGAGGCTCACCCGCAGAGTTGGAGGACTCTAGATGGATAAAACATGTCTTTGGCATGGAAATGCAGCTCgtcagcttgtagtcctaaaaccgGAAATGATTTACCTTTTTGGctcgttcagccattcctatggggGAAATGAATGGGGTTTTGGTATAAAAGCCGATAAGGTCTGCCGATAAGGTCTATAAAATATCAGTCCGTTAACATTTCGCTTATAAATGATGAAGCCTGTATGTGCTTGTATTGATTACATAAGTGTTTCATAATTCACAAAGTGACGTTGTCTGATGAacattatctcatagaacaaagcGTGTAAGTTCTAAGCTTGTGTTTATCCAAAAACCCTCAAAACCCCACTTGTAGTTTTTGGCCAATAAGCAATGGTAAAGTTGGTGCCTACAAAAAGACCCCATTACTATTGCCATttagggcttccaccattttgaaAGTAGTAAACTaggtgggacttcctatgggttaaggaaggatcacatgatTCCACCCGGGTCATCAGCAGGGATCAGCCAATTAATTATACATGTGAGGTGGCAGAAATGCGCCAACCTTGGCTTTTatctgttcaaacaacacactaGGTGGTGTCTTGCACCCTTTCAATTTGTCAACTCAtagaagaagaaaatggactacttaAAAATGGAGATTGAGTCAATGGTGCTGCCCTTGCAATCGGATGCAAAGAGGATATTGTTTTTGAGATCATTCCAAAATGTCCCAACAAAATCTCAACACTGCTCATTCTGAAATAAAATGAGTCTTTGTCTGTGCACACAAACGTAAAATCAAGACTGTCTTGTTTGGCCTTAGGTAATGGAACGATCGATTTCCCAGAGTTCCTGACAATGATGGCAAGGAAGATGAAGGACACAGACAGCGAGGAGGAGATCAGAGAAGCCTTCAGAGTCTTTGATAAGGTACTCGCGCTCCACACCATCTCCTTTTGATTGTTGTACTCAGTCAATTGGAAATGTGCTTAGTGTTTTGGAACATGAGCcattttgatgatctgttttagtttttttttgcgTGGAGTTGTGAATATTGGACCAAAGGGattgtagggggagagagagagactaacacttCATGTTTTAGGAATGTGATGTTGAATGTGTGATGGACAATGGCGCCACTGCTCGTGTGCATGCCTCTGCAATCCTGATGTGTTAGTCATCATGGTTGTGTCTCCTTAACTGTGTTGCTGAGAGGAGGGCTTTGTTTGTGGACAGGGAGCGGAGTATAACGTTACCCGCAGGCAGATTATTGCAGTGCAGAAATCTGAGTCACAAGCTAATAGGGAGAGCTCATTGGCTGGGTTTATATTGCTTTGTGCAGCCTGGAACAATGCAACCCCTTTAAACAGAGCCTTGTGATTTTGGGAGTGTGTATTGCGGTTGTTTGCAGCCTATTTGACGGATTGATGTGATTGTAAGGTTTGTTTCCTTGGGACATTTGTGCAACTGTCCTGAAGAACCTTGGTTACTGCTACGGTGCCAGTCTGCTAGGATGCCAGTCTGTGTCAGCATTCCCCTGCTCTGTTTATCATCTCTCCCTTTGCGGCTCTTGAGACTTGGCAGAGCTAGAGCCAGAGAACGCCAGGCTGAGGCTGGGTGAGCAGATGGACCAGAGCCATGCATGTCTCTGGCTGTCACACAGATGGGGCAGCCAGGGACCATTTTAATTTACCAGCAGACCAGATAAGTCCGGGCTGTTTTCAGGAGAGGGAGATGTCACTGATTGTTCAGATAGGAAACTCTTGTTTAGACCTAATCTCATTCTGACAGGTCAAAGTACTGTATGTAGAGCCTTCGCTCTTTGCCTATTGAATGAGCCTGTTCTCCCTGTAGGATGGGAACGGCTACATCAGCGCGGCAGAGCTGCGGCACGTCATGACCAACCTCGGGGAGAAGCTCACAGACGAGGAGGTGGACGAGATGATCCGCGAGGCCGACATTGATGGAGATGGACAGGTCAACTATGAGGGTGAGCTCAAAGTCCTTCCGCTTTCCCGCTCGTGTGTTTGCAGATCTGAAGGAAATAGATAGGTGGAAACAAAATGGTGGAAGCTCCCCTTAGTAAGCCCATTGCAAGCCAAGGTGGAGCTATCACTGTATTTCTTAAACTTCCCTGGTACCTTTTAAGATTAGCAAAAAAGCTCCCCTAAGGGCTAAAGATTCTCTTAAAACCGGGCatttttctctcctcctttttcctccatctTCCTGCTCATCCTCATATCTACTTTTTTTTTAAGTCTGTGTCTTTCCACTGTTGCCCCTGTCAGTTAAGCCAGGACAAGGCTTGTATTTACACTGAAGCGACGCTTCAGGCTTTCCTCTAGTCCTTGGGTAGGGACAAACTGGTTTTGTGCGCTTTATTTCTATTTGCTTTGATGCAAAAAAGAAAGGCGAAAAGATTGGTTTATACATGACATGCTCACTCACAGCTTACCGTAATAAAGAATCACTGAAAATAGTATTGAAGACATTGATTCCTCATGTTCCAATCTTATATGCCTTGGGATGTAATCATTGTTAACTGAATGCCCTTTATTCTTGTGGATTTCTTATTTCTTTCTCCCTGTTTTGTTCTGCCTTCCAGAGTTTGTGCAGATGATGACAGCCAAGTGAAGTGGACTGTGCTCtcacacatttctctctctcacattgcTTGTCCTCCTAAGATCACTCTGTCTTTAAGAAAACAAACCAATAATCAAGccaaaatgtaaaacaaaaaatgATTCAATGTACAAAATTCTTTAATCAAAAAAAATCCAACTACTTCTACGGGATCTGTTTTAAGAGCGACTGCAGATGAATCCCTAACAGAGGTTAATGGACCAAGCTTTAACGAGGCGTGAGGACCTTACTCCAGAGTAAGATCCTTCGGAGGCTCCCAGATGCCGACTAAATTTGAGGAAAGGGCAACACGGACGAGGCAGAGGGATAGGAATCCATACCAGATATGGCTGTCTTTCCTCATAGAGAGAAGCTTACTATTTTGAGCCTTTTTCCTATCCTGAAAACAATTTAGGCTAACGGTGCAGTCACAAATCGCAGTGCTGATTTCTTACATTGAATTGGGTAACTGCCTTCTTGCATGCACCCCTTCTGAGACAGTCATGTCACAACAAGGTGGTTCTGATCCCATTGTGGATTGTATACACACTGGAggtatatacataaatatattgctatacactgagtgtacagaacattgggaacaccttcctaatattgagttgcaacccccccctcacttgccctcagaacagcctcaatttgtctgggcatggactctacaaggtgtcgaaagcgttccacagggatgctggcccatgttgactccaatacgtCCCATCGTTGTCAAAGTTGGCTTGATGTGCTTTGGGTGGTGGCCCATTCTTGaaatacacaggaaactgttgtgtgaaaaacccagttgtgttgcagttcttgacacacactcaaactggtacgcctggcacctactaccatgccccgtttaaaggcacttaacttttgtcttgcccatttaacctcaatggcacacatacattgTAAAATACATGTCACTAACGGTTGGTGCACGAATTACAGTGGAAGGAGTTTCATTGGTGCTAGGTTGAGAGAATTCTCCCATCCCTAAGGGGTTGTAGGGAGTTGATTTAGAAAAGCACTGGTTGGTTGGTTTTAATAGGCTTTTTTTTAGTTGTTTGGGCAGGCTGTTGTCTTTCATTCTCATACACAAGGCTTTTAATTTCCCAGCACCACTGACCTATGGCATAGGAGTATGTAGATGAGCAGTTTCATATCGTTGATTATGGTAACACACTTTGAGAGCATTGCTGTAAATATATTTTATCTGCTAACATATATCCTGATACAAATAGTAATGTTCTGCTTTTTAAATGTGTTATCAAATATTAATATATAAATTAAACATTTTGGTCACAAATATTACTATATCTAAAACTTTGCATGACCTATTGTTGATCTAGTATGACCtgtgatgttttgaaatgtgCCATAATACTCGAAAGCCTCAATCTTCTTGCAAGAGCGCTTCTTGCAAGAGCAAATTAGAACATATGAATATACAATAtaaactatatacagtacatacctaTTTGCACTTTGGTGGAAATCGTATATTTGGAAATGTTCTGAAAAAGTCAACGTTGCTGCTGCTGGAATAACTCATTTTGTCTCTTGCTCCTATGGATTTGTCAGATCCTCATGTTGTCAAGTGTTCACATCTTTTATCTGTGCTCTGCTTGCTGTTCTACTGAACAGAGTATATATTcactaatatatttatttttgtcaGTGAGttgaaaaaata from Oncorhynchus kisutch isolate 150728-3 linkage group LG15, Okis_V2, whole genome shotgun sequence encodes:
- the LOC109905418 gene encoding calmodulin, with protein sequence MADQLTEEQIAEFKEAFSLFDKDGDGTITTKELGTVMRSLGQNPTEAELQDMINEVDADGNGTIDFPEFLTMMARKMKDTDSEEEIREAFRVFDKDGNGYISAAELRHVMTNLGEKLTDEEVDEMIREADIDGDGQVNYEEFVQMMTAK